Proteins encoded in a region of the Geoanaerobacter pelophilus genome:
- a CDS encoding DUF309 domain-containing protein, giving the protein MSNKRPCSDSPSGAILQAFGEFNRGDWYECHETLEDLWIGSEDEPRWFYQGMLQIAVALLHWRNENYGGAISLLTSGIKYLQRVRPVCQRIEVALLAAEAERFREELSRLGPERMNELPDALIPKMRLAPGDSLPCAQVKSP; this is encoded by the coding sequence ATGTCCAATAAACGACCTTGTAGTGACTCCCCTTCCGGTGCGATTCTACAGGCGTTCGGCGAGTTCAATCGTGGGGACTGGTATGAATGCCACGAGACGCTCGAAGACCTCTGGATCGGTTCCGAGGATGAACCGCGCTGGTTCTACCAGGGGATGCTGCAGATCGCCGTTGCCCTGCTGCATTGGCGCAATGAGAATTATGGCGGTGCAATCTCTTTGCTGACCAGTGGCATTAAGTATTTGCAGCGGGTCCGGCCGGTTTGTCAGCGCATTGAAGTAGCACTGCTCGCCGCCGAGGCGGAACGTTTCCGGGAAGAACTTTCCAGGCTCGGCCCGGAGCGGATGAACGAACTGCCAGACGCGCTGATTCCCAAAATGCGCCTGGCGCCAGGCGATAGTTTGCCCTGCGCGCAAGTTAAAAGCCCGTAA
- a CDS encoding transglycosylase domain-containing protein — MKVVKWLTAIILISLLAYAAWVGITLFRLPSVTGLADRHLSLTIQVRDWQGKQHPFIVGPANPHWTPASRIPSEMEWAVIVSEDANFYQHEGIDVKAIKNAIKYDLEKKRFARGASTITQQTAKNLFLSREKTVTRKIEEFYLAKRMEQELTKERILELYLNIIELGPMVYGIDHGARYYFNKPASALTPRECSFLAAMLPGPQKVYNPYRHLDRVLKRSDTILRQLRQSGVLSEAEYRMALAETPDISGMQRKVDKSFTGKVRRFFKGLFSFS, encoded by the coding sequence TTGAAGGTCGTAAAATGGTTGACAGCAATCATTCTCATCAGCCTGTTGGCTTACGCAGCCTGGGTCGGTATCACGCTCTTCCGGCTCCCCTCGGTAACAGGACTTGCCGACAGACATCTGAGCCTGACCATCCAGGTAAGGGACTGGCAGGGTAAACAGCATCCATTTATCGTAGGCCCGGCGAATCCCCACTGGACCCCGGCGTCACGCATCCCATCGGAAATGGAGTGGGCAGTCATCGTGTCGGAAGACGCCAACTTTTATCAACACGAGGGGATTGATGTCAAAGCGATCAAAAACGCTATCAAGTATGACCTGGAAAAGAAGCGCTTTGCACGCGGCGCCTCGACCATAACCCAGCAAACGGCAAAGAATCTCTTTCTCTCACGGGAAAAAACCGTTACCCGCAAGATCGAGGAGTTCTACCTCGCCAAGCGGATGGAGCAGGAGCTGACCAAGGAACGGATTCTTGAACTCTACCTCAATATCATCGAGCTGGGGCCAATGGTGTACGGCATCGACCATGGTGCCCGCTACTATTTCAACAAACCGGCCAGCGCCCTCACTCCCAGGGAATGCTCGTTCCTCGCTGCCATGCTTCCGGGCCCGCAAAAGGTCTACAACCCGTACCGGCACCTGGACCGGGTACTGAAACGCTCCGACACGATCCTGCGCCAGTTGCGGCAAAGTGGGGTGCTGAGCGAGGCGGAATACCGCATGGCTCTGGCCGAGACGCCAGATATCAGCGGCATGCAGCGCAAGGTCGATAAAAGCTTTACCGGAAAAGTCCGCAGATTTTTCAAAGGCCTGTTCAGCTTTTCATAA